A region of Hydrogenimonas cancrithermarum DNA encodes the following proteins:
- the rpsD gene encoding 30S ribosomal protein S4 — translation MARYRGPVEKIERRLGVSLGLKGERRLAGKSALDKRPYAPGQHGQRRTKISQYGLQLREKQKAKYMYGVAEKQFRRLFKDANRMEGNTGENLIALLERRLDNVVYRMGFATTRAFARQLVTHGHILVDGKRVNIPSFRVKPGQKIEVREKSKNNPQIQRAMELTRQTGIAPWVDVDHEKAFGIFTRIPEREEVVIPVEERLIVELYSK, via the coding sequence ATGGCACGATACAGAGGACCAGTAGAAAAAATCGAACGTCGCCTTGGTGTGAGTCTCGGACTCAAGGGCGAAAGAAGACTAGCAGGCAAGAGCGCGCTCGACAAGCGCCCGTACGCACCAGGACAGCACGGACAGCGAAGAACGAAGATCAGCCAGTATGGTTTGCAGCTTCGCGAAAAGCAGAAAGCGAAATACATGTACGGCGTGGCTGAAAAGCAGTTCCGCCGACTCTTTAAAGACGCGAACCGCATGGAAGGCAACACGGGGGAAAACCTGATTGCACTTCTCGAGCGACGCCTCGACAATGTTGTCTACCGCATGGGCTTCGCAACGACGCGTGCGTTTGCACGTCAGCTTGTCACACACGGACACATTCTCGTCGACGGCAAGCGCGTGAATATCCCTTCGTTCCGTGTCAAACCGGGACAGAAGATCGAAGTTCGCGAAAAAAGCAAAAACAACCCGCAGATTCAGCGCGCAATGGAGCTGACACGACAGACCGGTATCGCTCCGTGGGTCGATGTCGACCATGAGAAAGCATTCGGTATCTTTACACGTATTCCGGAGCGTGAAGAGGTTGTCATTCCTGTAGAAGAGCGATTGATTGTCGAGCTTTACAGCAAATAA
- a CDS encoding DNA-directed RNA polymerase subunit alpha — protein sequence MKRIKTSPFMPSEVEIEQTGENRMRITAYPFETGYAVSLAHPIRRLLLGSTIGYAPIGVKIEGASHEFDSVRGMLEDVAVFIINLKNLRFKIKGDEKKVEVNYSFSGPIEITGADLNNELVEVVTPDGFLATLNEDAELNFSLLIHQGIGYVPSEDLRDELPEGYITLDAFFTPVRAANYTIENMLVEDNPNYEKIVFDIETDGQIDPVTAFKNTIEVMYRQMSVFNNILDINVAEETTAPTAENPVVKTLMQGLETLGLSARSFNSLERAGLKYVGELALMSENELKEIKNLGKKSLEEIKAKLEEAGFPVGSELDEETAKQLKKKIDATKK from the coding sequence ATGAAAAGAATCAAAACATCACCCTTTATGCCGAGCGAGGTCGAAATCGAGCAGACCGGCGAAAATCGCATGCGCATTACGGCCTACCCGTTCGAAACGGGTTACGCCGTTTCTCTCGCGCACCCGATCCGCCGCCTGCTTCTTGGCAGTACCATCGGATACGCTCCGATCGGTGTGAAAATCGAGGGGGCATCGCACGAGTTTGATTCTGTACGCGGAATGCTTGAGGATGTTGCAGTATTTATCATCAACCTCAAAAACCTCCGTTTCAAAATCAAAGGTGACGAGAAGAAGGTCGAAGTGAACTACAGTTTCAGCGGCCCGATCGAAATCACCGGAGCAGACCTGAACAATGAACTGGTCGAAGTCGTTACGCCTGACGGATTTCTTGCGACGTTGAACGAAGATGCGGAGCTCAATTTCTCTCTGCTGATTCACCAGGGTATCGGATATGTGCCGAGTGAAGATCTGCGAGACGAACTGCCGGAAGGATACATCACACTCGATGCATTCTTTACGCCGGTACGTGCCGCGAACTATACGATCGAGAACATGCTGGTCGAGGACAATCCGAACTACGAAAAGATCGTCTTCGACATCGAGACCGACGGTCAGATCGACCCGGTCACGGCGTTTAAAAACACGATCGAAGTGATGTATCGACAGATGTCCGTATTTAACAATATCCTGGACATCAATGTGGCGGAGGAGACGACGGCACCGACTGCCGAAAATCCTGTCGTCAAAACATTGATGCAGGGTCTCGAAACGCTGGGACTGAGTGCACGAAGCTTCAACTCCCTGGAGCGTGCGGGACTTAAATACGTCGGAGAACTGGCCTTGATGAGTGAAAACGAACTCAAAGAGATCAAAAACCTCGGCAAGAAATCGCTTGAAGAGATCAAGGCGAAACTCGAAGAGGCCGGTTTCCCGGTTGGCAGCGAACTCGACGAAGAGACAGCGAAACAGCTGAAAAAGAAAATCGACGCAACGAAAAAATAA
- the rplQ gene encoding 50S ribosomal protein L17 has product MRHRHGYRKLSRTSSHRAALLKNLSIALIEHGRIETTLAKAKTLRSVFEKLVTRAKAGDFNAHRAIFAKLQDKEATKKMVDEIAPKYAERNGGYTRIIKTRQRRGDSADMAIIELV; this is encoded by the coding sequence ATGAGACATCGACATGGATATCGCAAACTGAGCCGAACATCTTCTCATCGCGCTGCTTTGCTGAAAAACCTTTCGATCGCTTTGATCGAGCATGGACGCATCGAGACCACGCTCGCCAAGGCGAAGACGCTTAGAAGCGTTTTCGAAAAGTTGGTCACACGCGCAAAAGCAGGCGATTTCAATGCACACCGTGCAATCTTTGCAAAACTTCAGGACAAAGAGGCAACCAAAAAGATGGTTGACGAGATCGCTCCGAAGTATGCTGAGCGCAATGGAGGATACACCCGTATCATCAAAACCCGCCAGCGCCGCGGAGACTCCGCCGATATGGCGATCATCGAACTCGTATAA
- a CDS encoding NifU family protein, whose amino-acid sequence MIPFSDEELYPAVENVIEKVRPSLALDGGDIKLLGVKDGKVFVQLQGACVGCASSGNTLKYGVERQMRIDIHPEIEVINVPIGMENQWDKLANEV is encoded by the coding sequence ATGATACCTTTTAGCGATGAAGAACTTTACCCGGCAGTGGAAAATGTAATTGAAAAAGTCCGACCTTCTTTGGCACTTGATGGTGGGGACATCAAACTGCTTGGTGTAAAAGACGGAAAAGTCTTCGTGCAACTGCAGGGTGCCTGTGTCGGGTGTGCGAGCAGTGGAAATACGCTCAAATACGGTGTCGAACGTCAGATGCGGATAGATATCCATCCAGAAATCGAAGTCATCAACGTTCCGATCGGAATGGAAAACCAGTGGGACAAATTGGCCAATGAAGTGTAA
- a CDS encoding UDP-N-acetylmuramoyl-L-alanyl-D-glutamate--2,6-diaminopimelate ligase produces MTVDFGSGIGRVADDSREADKDTAFLSTRLNRSFATEAKAKGSQIITPKGLIENLQLADLDVVGITGTNGKTTTAAAIYSILLDLGYKTALQGTRGFFINDEKIEEKSLTTPPSLATIAHMAEAKSHGCEFFVMEVSSHAIEQERIEGIDFALKIHTNVTSDHLDYHGSIEAYRAVKSSFFQDSGKKLINRDEEILKFNMQNAYSYGIENPATYKVMAYTLGGGVSGVLKHFETVVPFETTLQGFFNLYNITAAIAAAHILTAEEIGEICEAAENFGGVAGRMETVSEDPLIIVDFAHTEDGIKQVLDSLKEKEVRVVFGAGGDRDRSKRPAMGRAAASIAKKVYLTSDNPRSEDPVKIIEEIVEGITEKEKVEKIVDRREAIERAIEELQPGEVLLVLGKGDETYQEIAGKRIPFDDRQTIREILASRI; encoded by the coding sequence GTGACGGTCGATTTTGGAAGCGGCATCGGCCGTGTGGCCGACGACAGTCGTGAAGCGGACAAAGATACAGCCTTTCTTTCTACGAGGCTGAACCGTTCTTTTGCGACAGAGGCGAAAGCGAAAGGCTCGCAGATCATTACACCCAAAGGGCTTATCGAAAATCTTCAACTCGCAGATTTGGATGTCGTCGGTATAACCGGCACGAACGGCAAAACGACGACAGCTGCAGCTATCTACTCGATCCTTCTTGATCTGGGCTACAAAACGGCGCTGCAGGGAACGCGCGGATTCTTTATCAACGATGAAAAGATCGAAGAGAAATCACTCACCACCCCGCCTTCCCTTGCAACGATCGCCCATATGGCTGAAGCCAAAAGTCACGGATGCGAATTTTTTGTGATGGAAGTAAGCTCGCACGCGATCGAGCAGGAGCGTATCGAGGGAATCGATTTTGCATTGAAAATTCATACCAATGTCACGAGTGACCATCTCGACTATCACGGTTCTATCGAAGCGTACCGGGCTGTGAAGAGCAGTTTTTTTCAGGACAGCGGAAAGAAATTGATCAACCGGGACGAAGAGATTTTGAAATTCAATATGCAGAATGCCTATAGCTACGGTATCGAAAATCCAGCGACTTATAAAGTGATGGCCTACACACTTGGCGGAGGGGTCAGCGGTGTTTTGAAACACTTCGAGACAGTTGTGCCATTCGAGACGACGCTGCAGGGATTTTTCAACCTCTACAATATCACGGCGGCGATTGCGGCGGCACATATCCTGACAGCCGAGGAGATCGGTGAGATCTGCGAAGCGGCGGAGAATTTCGGCGGCGTCGCGGGACGCATGGAGACGGTGAGCGAAGATCCGCTCATCATCGTCGATTTTGCCCATACGGAGGACGGCATCAAGCAGGTACTCGACTCGCTCAAGGAGAAAGAGGTACGCGTCGTCTTTGGCGCCGGCGGCGACAGGGACCGCAGCAAACGGCCGGCAATGGGCCGTGCGGCGGCTTCGATCGCGAAGAAGGTCTACCTTACCAGCGACAACCCCAGAAGCGAGGACCCCGTAAAGATCATCGAAGAGATCGTCGAAGGGATTACAGAGAAGGAGAAGGTCGAAAAGATCGTCGACCGCCGCGAGGCGATCGAGCGTGCGATCGAAGAGCTCCAACCGGGCGAAGTACTCCTGGTGCTGGGCAAAGGCGACGAAACCTACCAGGAGATCGCCGGAAAGAGGATCCCTTTCGATGACCGGCAGACGATTCGGGAGATTCTGGCCTCGCGTATATAG
- a CDS encoding endonuclease/exonuclease/phosphatase family protein, translating into MALLHIVSWNVQKRTLSASFYHTFEALVKSCPADLLLFQEARMPHDRLPTPLRGYFHAMGSNFARFRHRFGVLTLSHMEPIETYSYHSKVRELGFATRKSALLTRYRLAGDETLSLLNIHAINFVPYRLFARELDAISHLLDDVVETRLVVAGDFNTWSPKRRAYLEEVMARHSLHHVHPRHARAVKSVLGEPLDHIFYRGIVLMDAFVLETPVSDHNPICAKFRV; encoded by the coding sequence ATGGCCCTACTGCATATTGTAAGCTGGAATGTCCAGAAGCGTACCCTCTCCGCCTCTTTTTACCATACGTTCGAGGCCCTCGTAAAAAGCTGTCCCGCCGATCTTTTGCTGTTTCAGGAAGCGCGGATGCCACACGATCGCCTCCCTACGCCACTGCGTGGCTATTTCCATGCCATGGGAAGCAACTTTGCCCGTTTCCGGCACCGTTTCGGGGTACTTACACTCTCGCATATGGAACCGATCGAAACCTATTCTTACCACTCGAAGGTACGGGAGCTTGGGTTCGCCACCCGCAAAAGCGCACTTCTGACCCGCTACCGCCTTGCAGGAGACGAGACACTGAGCCTGCTCAACATCCACGCAATCAATTTCGTTCCCTACCGCCTCTTCGCACGCGAGCTCGATGCGATCTCCCACCTGCTCGACGACGTCGTCGAAACTCGCCTCGTCGTCGCCGGCGACTTCAACACCTGGAGCCCGAAACGGCGTGCGTACCTTGAAGAGGTGATGGCCCGTCACAGCCTACACCATGTCCACCCCCGCCATGCACGCGCCGTAAAATCGGTACTGGGAGAACCCCTCGATCACATCTTTTACCGCGGCATCGTTCTGATGGATGCCTTCGTTCTCGAAACACCCGTTTCCGACCACAATCCAATTTGTGCCAAATTTCGGGTCTGA
- a CDS encoding phospholipase D-like domain-containing protein, with the protein MTDIILTVGAEVLIVLAFLHMLSTRRAPSSMIAWTLAIFLVPYFAVPFYFLFGQHKLFKRYQKLRFTLMPIGEIGSACRHPSEKLLCANAIPPASSENSFVLIDSPLLAYREMEEAIVNAESSIDLCIYKLELDEVTETLSKLLEKRAQEGVKVRLLLDSIGSANLYLFQKQLSSIRAAGVQIAFFMPFLSFPVRNFINLRNHRKIFIFDNHLVMTGGMNLSKEYLSPVSNETRYDDILCKIEGTATHFFSQIFEMDWSFATHSEPRLFPPSARTTKGTVSLQVAPSGPDTPSDGVIEALLGAICNAKERIWIFTPYFVPNEQFVRALAIAVHRGVDVKIVVPEHSDHLISDLGRGSYLRELHAKGADVRLFRGGILHAKAIVFDHDCALVGSINFDNRSLFYNFEASTFIYSPAECESIATWGMAKLDATVPFDPTYKPFQIRIENMMRMLAPLV; encoded by the coding sequence ATGACTGATATCATTCTCACTGTCGGTGCTGAAGTTTTGATCGTTCTGGCGTTTTTGCATATGCTTTCGACACGGCGTGCCCCAAGCAGTATGATTGCCTGGACACTTGCCATCTTTCTTGTTCCATATTTTGCAGTTCCCTTCTATTTCCTTTTCGGTCAGCACAAACTTTTCAAACGCTACCAGAAGCTGCGGTTCACCCTCATGCCGATCGGGGAAATCGGCTCTGCCTGTCGTCACCCTTCCGAGAAGCTCCTCTGTGCCAATGCGATCCCTCCGGCCTCTTCGGAAAACAGTTTCGTGCTGATCGACTCCCCCCTTCTCGCTTATCGCGAAATGGAAGAGGCGATTGTGAACGCCGAATCCTCCATCGACCTATGTATCTACAAACTGGAACTCGACGAAGTAACGGAGACTCTCTCGAAGCTACTGGAAAAACGTGCACAAGAAGGTGTAAAAGTTCGTCTGCTTCTCGACTCCATCGGATCGGCCAATCTCTACCTGTTTCAAAAACAACTCTCGAGCATCAGGGCGGCTGGTGTGCAGATCGCCTTTTTCATGCCTTTTTTAAGTTTTCCCGTACGTAACTTCATCAACCTGCGAAATCATAGAAAAATTTTCATTTTCGACAATCATCTCGTCATGACCGGCGGTATGAACCTCTCGAAAGAGTATCTCTCTCCTGTTTCCAACGAAACCCGTTACGACGACATTCTATGCAAAATCGAAGGAACCGCCACGCACTTCTTCTCACAGATTTTCGAAATGGACTGGTCTTTCGCGACACACTCGGAACCCCGCCTTTTTCCCCCGTCGGCCCGAACGACGAAAGGTACGGTCTCCCTGCAGGTGGCGCCCTCCGGCCCGGACACACCCTCCGACGGCGTAATCGAAGCGTTGCTGGGTGCCATATGCAACGCCAAAGAGCGTATCTGGATCTTCACCCCCTACTTCGTGCCCAATGAGCAATTCGTCCGTGCGCTTGCCATTGCCGTTCATCGTGGAGTGGATGTAAAGATCGTCGTTCCCGAACATTCCGACCATCTCATTTCCGATCTCGGACGCGGCAGTTATCTAAGAGAACTCCATGCCAAAGGAGCCGATGTCCGCCTCTTTCGAGGAGGCATACTTCATGCAAAAGCGATCGTTTTCGATCACGACTGTGCCCTTGTCGGCTCGATCAACTTCGACAACCGAAGCCTCTTCTACAATTTCGAAGCCTCCACCTTTATCTATTCACCCGCGGAATGTGAGAGCATCGCCACGTGGGGAATGGCGAAACTCGATGCGACGGTCCCATTCGACCCTACCTACAAACCGTTTCAGATCCGTATCGAAAATATGATGCGGATGCTTGCGCCACTGGTATGA
- a CDS encoding (2Fe-2S) ferredoxin domain-containing protein yields the protein MGIPQPAFYIFKCEQSSPPGMPRPSCVTNETRDLFQHLAQRLMEKGIIGTVQPVRTGCLNRCQYGPVMLVEPGHVMYAGLTKEKIDRIIDEHIIGGKIVEDFVIEPEAWDDPISPEQMMKMTGAH from the coding sequence ATGGGAATTCCTCAACCGGCATTTTATATCTTCAAATGTGAGCAGTCGTCACCTCCGGGCATGCCTCGCCCAAGTTGTGTTACGAACGAAACACGCGATCTTTTTCAGCATCTTGCGCAGCGTCTGATGGAAAAAGGGATTATCGGAACGGTTCAGCCAGTACGGACAGGGTGCCTCAACCGATGCCAGTACGGCCCGGTCATGCTGGTCGAGCCGGGTCACGTCATGTATGCGGGGCTGACGAAAGAGAAGATCGACCGTATCATCGACGAGCATATCATCGGCGGCAAAATCGTAGAAGATTTCGTGATCGAACCCGAAGCGTGGGATGATCCGATCAGCCCCGAGCAGATGATGAAAATGACCGGAGCGCACTGA
- the panD gene encoding aspartate 1-decarboxylase: MQIEMLYSKIHRATVTDANLNYVGSITIDEDLLDAAKMRVGQKVEILNINNGERFSTYIIRGERGKGDICLNGAAARKAHPGDKIIIVAYASYDEKELENYKPTVVLMNEESNTIASVHEEL; encoded by the coding sequence ATGCAGATCGAAATGCTCTACTCCAAAATCCATCGTGCGACCGTGACCGACGCCAATCTGAACTACGTCGGCTCCATTACGATCGACGAGGATTTGCTGGATGCTGCGAAGATGCGGGTGGGTCAGAAGGTGGAGATTCTCAACATCAACAATGGGGAACGCTTCAGCACCTACATCATCCGTGGCGAGCGCGGCAAAGGTGACATCTGCCTCAACGGCGCGGCGGCCCGCAAAGCACACCCGGGCGACAAGATCATCATCGTCGCCTATGCTTCCTACGACGAAAAAGAGCTTGAAAACTACAAGCCGACTGTCGTATTGATGAACGAAGAGAGCAACACCATCGCCTCTGTTCACGAGGAGCTGTAG
- a CDS encoding YbaB/EbfC family nucleoid-associated protein, producing MFEGLNMGELGKMLEEVQKKAKELEEKSESIELTAKSGGGLVKVTANGKGEIIDIEIDDSLLEDKEALQILLISALNDVIKMVEDNKKSAAMNMLGGGFNPFAGGGGSQS from the coding sequence ATGTTCGAAGGGCTGAATATGGGCGAGTTGGGCAAGATGCTGGAAGAGGTCCAGAAAAAGGCGAAGGAGCTCGAAGAGAAGAGCGAGTCGATCGAGCTGACGGCCAAAAGCGGCGGCGGCCTCGTCAAAGTGACCGCCAATGGAAAAGGCGAGATCATCGACATTGAAATCGACGATTCGCTCCTCGAAGACAAAGAGGCACTCCAGATATTGCTCATATCGGCTCTCAACGACGTGATCAAAATGGTTGAAGACAACAAAAAGAGTGCCGCCATGAATATGCTTGGTGGCGGATTCAATCCATTTGCGGGAGGGGGCGGCAGCCAAAGCTGA
- a CDS encoding PDZ domain-containing protein codes for MRLRHLLPLLLLFGPFLVASESCFRFFPGSFKVIGGHPAYAVAKNRFLSLVCPPNKKVIANDPFKGLCLFEDTAAKPFYLTAAKPPLFYCPANRPEPVEIVSYPVSIYPGKLKKEYENEGALFGGCCRLAGLVASGGIWFDTAAIRKLIKGDTRHGDIGVRFTAEKEKVTVTAVDPFSKLPLMPGDRLMAIEKLNHPTLRQLRERIDRCQAGETLFLLVGRNGKSFGLHAACFDRVGGGKLSDTFLEHYGIWFDDRLAVREIAHDGIAYKKGIRRGDRLVMIEGKKVKNQAEVRVLLSHYGVKKSVPENMLWERENFQFFLALPAL; via the coding sequence ATGCGTCTTAGGCACCTTCTTCCGCTTCTACTGCTCTTTGGACCCTTTCTCGTTGCATCTGAAAGTTGTTTTCGTTTTTTTCCCGGAAGTTTCAAAGTGATCGGCGGCCATCCGGCCTACGCTGTCGCGAAAAACAGATTTCTATCGCTTGTATGTCCTCCGAACAAAAAGGTGATCGCAAACGATCCGTTCAAAGGGTTGTGTCTGTTTGAAGATACCGCAGCGAAACCCTTCTACCTCACCGCAGCGAAACCCCCGCTCTTTTACTGCCCTGCAAACAGGCCCGAACCGGTCGAAATAGTATCGTATCCCGTGTCGATCTATCCTGGAAAGTTGAAGAAGGAGTACGAAAACGAAGGAGCGCTCTTTGGCGGATGTTGCAGGCTGGCCGGTCTTGTGGCGAGTGGCGGGATATGGTTCGACACCGCTGCGATCCGGAAACTGATAAAAGGCGATACCCGTCATGGCGATATCGGCGTGCGATTTACCGCTGAAAAAGAGAAGGTGACGGTGACGGCCGTGGATCCTTTTTCAAAACTTCCGTTGATGCCCGGCGATCGGCTTATGGCGATAGAGAAGTTGAACCATCCGACGCTTCGGCAGCTCAGAGAACGAATCGATCGGTGCCAAGCGGGAGAGACCCTTTTTCTTCTCGTCGGACGCAACGGAAAGTCGTTCGGCCTGCATGCCGCATGTTTCGATCGTGTCGGCGGCGGCAAGCTCTCCGATACGTTCCTCGAACATTACGGTATCTGGTTTGACGACAGACTGGCCGTTAGAGAAATAGCGCACGATGGTATCGCATACAAAAAGGGGATCAGGCGTGGAGACAGGCTGGTGATGATCGAGGGGAAAAAGGTGAAGAACCAGGCGGAAGTCAGAGTGCTTTTGAGCCATTATGGTGTGAAAAAAAGTGTGCCAGAAAACATGCTCTGGGAGCGTGAAAACTTTCAGTTTTTTTTGGCGCTTCCTGCGCTATAA
- a CDS encoding polyprenyl synthetase family protein, translating to MQDFEAYLTTHLPEAPSFHPTFDRALKAMLLAGGKRFRPQLLLAVVDAYTPLLRESAYPVAMALEMLHTYSLIHDDLPVMDDADLRRGEPTLHKRYDEVTAVLVGDALNTHAFYLIADAPLHNDVKVALVKELAYSGGIGGMVLGQAIDCHFEGEKLTPEQVDFLHEYKTGRLIAASLKMGAIVAGLEEKAQQTLFDFGLDLGLLFQIQDDIIDATQSSEDAGKTTGNDDAKNSYINHFGLQGSRERADALVAKIEKQMVQFDAPLRAKLEPILDNYLNRHKIQ from the coding sequence ATGCAAGATTTCGAAGCCTATCTGACCACACATCTTCCCGAAGCGCCAAGCTTCCATCCGACATTCGACAGGGCATTGAAGGCGATGCTGCTTGCCGGCGGCAAACGGTTTCGTCCGCAGCTGCTGCTTGCCGTCGTCGACGCCTATACGCCGCTGCTGCGCGAAAGCGCCTATCCTGTGGCGATGGCGCTGGAGATGTTGCATACCTATTCGCTGATTCATGACGACCTGCCGGTCATGGACGATGCCGACCTGCGACGCGGCGAGCCGACGCTTCACAAACGCTACGACGAGGTAACGGCGGTGCTGGTGGGAGACGCTCTCAATACCCATGCGTTCTACCTGATCGCCGACGCTCCACTTCACAACGACGTGAAGGTTGCGCTGGTCAAAGAGCTCGCCTACAGCGGAGGGATCGGTGGCATGGTGCTCGGTCAGGCGATCGACTGTCATTTCGAGGGCGAGAAACTGACCCCGGAACAGGTCGATTTTCTGCATGAATACAAAACGGGCCGGCTGATCGCCGCGAGTCTGAAGATGGGTGCGATCGTTGCCGGGTTGGAGGAAAAAGCACAACAGACGCTCTTCGATTTTGGCCTTGACCTCGGGCTTCTTTTCCAGATTCAGGACGATATCATCGATGCGACGCAAAGCAGCGAAGATGCCGGCAAAACGACCGGCAACGACGATGCCAAGAATAGTTACATCAACCATTTCGGCCTGCAGGGATCGCGGGAGCGTGCCGATGCGTTGGTCGCAAAAATCGAAAAGCAGATGGTTCAGTTCGATGCCCCGCTCCGCGCGAAACTCGAACCGATCCTGGACAACTATCTCAACCGACATAAAATTCAGTGA
- the tkt gene encoding transketolase, with the protein MDNQMMKKMADTIRFLAADMIQEANSGHPGAPMGLADIAVVLSKHLRHNPKNPKWLNRDRLVFSGGHATGLIYSLLHLWGYDLSMEDLKRFRQLGSKTPGHPEYGHTPGIEITTGPLGQGVANAVGFAMASKYCAHLVNSETAKIIDHYVYCLCGDGDLEEGISYEACAIAGHQQLDNLIMIYDSNRITIEGDTSLAWSEDVRMRFEAQGWKVYETDGHNYEQIDETIEMAKKADKPVLIIAHTVIAKGACEMAGDHNSHGSPLGEDLIARAKKAAGFDPDKKFYIPDDVLIRFRCAVEEGELAEKEWKHRLLQAPYIEQNEALERLLNPDFDAIEWPQFEPGSEVATRDSNGKILNAIAKAVPGFLGGSADLAPSNKTELKGMGDFPNGKNLHFGIREHAMAAITNGMAAYGPLLPFSATFFVFSDYLKPAARIAALSGLQHFFVWTHDSIGVGEDGPTHQPIEHLSQFRALPDFYTFRPADASENVACWKVALNLKAPSAFVCSRQKLKVLKGEDKIAFGSADKGGYLIKKRDNAVVTLVASGSEVMLALQSGCHLEEKGIMANVVSVPCYELFCEQDKAYIDTVIDPNTKVLAIEAASGNEWYRFADDVLGMNSFGASGKAGDLFEHFGFTIPSVIERVKALLG; encoded by the coding sequence ATGGACAATCAAATGATGAAAAAGATGGCCGACACGATCCGGTTTCTGGCAGCCGACATGATTCAGGAGGCCAACAGCGGCCATCCGGGCGCACCGATGGGCCTGGCAGACATCGCCGTCGTACTCTCGAAGCACCTCAGGCACAATCCCAAAAACCCCAAATGGCTCAACCGCGACCGACTCGTCTTCAGCGGCGGCCATGCGACGGGGCTCATCTATTCGCTGCTGCATCTGTGGGGATACGATCTTTCGATGGAGGATCTCAAACGGTTCCGGCAACTCGGAAGTAAAACGCCGGGCCACCCGGAGTATGGCCATACTCCGGGCATCGAGATCACGACCGGGCCGCTCGGGCAGGGAGTCGCCAACGCCGTCGGTTTCGCGATGGCGAGCAAATACTGCGCGCATCTGGTCAACTCGGAGACGGCGAAGATCATCGACCACTATGTCTATTGCCTTTGCGGCGACGGAGACCTCGAAGAGGGGATCAGCTACGAAGCGTGTGCGATTGCGGGCCACCAGCAGCTCGACAACCTGATCATGATCTACGATTCCAACCGTATCACGATCGAAGGGGATACGTCGTTGGCGTGGAGCGAAGATGTGCGTATGCGCTTTGAAGCACAGGGATGGAAAGTCTACGAGACCGATGGCCATAATTACGAGCAGATCGACGAGACGATCGAGATGGCCAAAAAGGCGGACAAGCCGGTGCTGATTATCGCCCATACAGTCATCGCCAAAGGTGCCTGTGAAATGGCGGGCGACCACAACAGCCACGGCTCGCCGCTGGGCGAGGACCTGATCGCCCGCGCGAAAAAGGCGGCCGGATTCGATCCCGACAAAAAGTTCTATATTCCCGACGATGTCCTCATCCGTTTCCGCTGCGCCGTCGAAGAGGGCGAACTGGCCGAAAAAGAGTGGAAGCATCGGCTCTTGCAGGCTCCTTACATCGAACAGAACGAAGCGCTCGAGCGCCTGCTTAATCCCGATTTCGACGCGATCGAGTGGCCCCAGTTCGAGCCGGGCAGCGAAGTGGCGACACGCGATAGCAACGGCAAGATCCTCAACGCCATCGCCAAAGCGGTTCCGGGCTTCCTGGGTGGCAGTGCCGACCTCGCGCCCTCGAACAAGACGGAGCTCAAGGGGATGGGCGACTTCCCCAACGGAAAAAACCTCCATTTCGGTATCCGCGAACACGCGATGGCGGCGATTACGAACGGAATGGCGGCTTACGGCCCGCTGTTGCCCTTCAGTGCCACCTTTTTCGTCTTCAGCGACTACCTCAAGCCGGCGGCGCGCATCGCGGCGCTGAGCGGTCTGCAGCACTTCTTCGTCTGGACGCACGACAGTATCGGCGTCGGTGAAGACGGCCCGACCCACCAGCCCATCGAGCACCTGAGCCAGTTCCGTGCGCTTCCGGATTTCTACACCTTCCGTCCGGCAGATGCGAGCGAAAACGTCGCCTGCTGGAAAGTGGCGCTGAATCTCAAAGCGCCCTCGGCGTTCGTCTGCAGTCGCCAGAAACTCAAAGTCCTCAAAGGCGAAGATAAAATCGCCTTCGGCAGCGCCGACAAAGGCGGCTACCTGATCAAAAAACGGGACAATGCCGTCGTCACGCTGGTCGCCAGCGGGTCGGAAGTGATGCTCGCCCTTCAAAGCGGCTGCCATCTCGAAGAGAAGGGTATTATGGCCAACGTCGTTTCGGTGCCGTGTTACGAACTCTTCTGCGAACAGGATAAGGCGTATATCGATACCGTGATCGACCCGAACACGAAGGTCCTCGCGATCGAAGCGGCGAGCGGCAACGAGTGGTACCGCTTTGCCGACGACGTGCTGGGCATGAACAGCTTTGGCGCCAGTGGCAAGGCTGGCGACCTCTTCGAACACTTCGG